From a single Loigolactobacillus coryniformis subsp. coryniformis KCTC 3167 = DSM 20001 genomic region:
- a CDS encoding ROK family protein encodes MALGLIDIGGTTIKLGIWQEQQIIAKSSQPTPDNLADFYMLLTQWVQQMRQQFDLTGIGISSPGAVDQPAGIIRGASAISYIHNFKIVPELEQRFGLPVAIENDANCAALAEVTAGIAQGLQDVVFLVIGTGVGGAIIINGQVRHGQHLLGGEFGYMLTTDTATVSEAGTAVKMAQYYNQSHHTTLTGQEIFDLAGTGDKDAQQALQQLYHVLAKTIFNLQYSIDPQCFVIGGGISANPALLPGIEKAVDQIMNQVSIATVRPDVRLCQFRAEANLRGAAVNYWQQR; translated from the coding sequence ATGGCTTTAGGCTTGATCGACATCGGTGGTACCACTATTAAATTAGGTATTTGGCAGGAACAACAAATTATAGCTAAATCTAGCCAGCCAACACCAGATAATTTGGCTGATTTTTACATGCTACTCACTCAATGGGTACAACAAATGCGGCAGCAATTTGATTTAACCGGCATTGGTATCAGCTCTCCAGGCGCAGTTGATCAGCCGGCCGGCATTATCCGTGGAGCCAGCGCCATCTCCTATATTCACAACTTCAAAATTGTGCCCGAACTTGAGCAGCGCTTTGGTCTGCCCGTCGCTATCGAAAACGATGCAAACTGTGCCGCCCTTGCCGAAGTTACAGCCGGTATCGCGCAAGGTCTGCAAGATGTCGTCTTTTTGGTCATCGGCACTGGTGTTGGTGGTGCTATTATCATTAACGGTCAAGTCCGCCACGGACAACATTTGCTAGGTGGCGAATTCGGTTATATGCTAACAACGGACACCGCCACGGTTAGTGAAGCCGGTACCGCCGTTAAAATGGCGCAATACTACAATCAAAGCCACCACACAACACTAACTGGTCAGGAAATTTTTGATCTGGCGGGCACCGGTGACAAAGACGCGCAACAAGCATTACAACAGCTCTACCACGTACTAGCCAAAACGATTTTTAATCTACAATACAGTATCGATCCACAATGCTTCGTTATAGGCGGTGGTATCTCCGCCAATCCAGCGCTGTTACCTGGCATTGAGAAGGCAGTCGATCAGATCATGAATCAAGTTTCAATCGCCACCGTGCGCCCTGACGTCCGTTTGTGCCAGTTCCGTGCTGAAGCCAACTTACGTGGGGCGGCGGTGAATTATTGGCAACAACGCTGA
- a CDS encoding ABC transporter substrate-binding protein, giving the protein MSKKFQRFVSVLLAAFALLVIFLPRPVVAADTHAFKAANGTIQVPNHPKRVVAGLYLGQVMALGVNVVGSTKLEMANPYLDQAKIKSMTDVGTPMSAEAVLKLKPDLIITNNESDTKKMEKIAPTVQIPYQKTQQFTSSMNYFAKLLNRPKQAKAFKKSFNTAAKKQIKRLNAAKISRKSTFGVYEMQSNKLYAYGSGFSRGAQAMLALGFKLSKPLQKVDSGAGFKEISVESLPKYQAHYMFVTTSSTKGQKDPVLVAMKKNPIWKSLAAVKANRVIELPFNKMYYYDPYATRAQLKIVTDALIKADK; this is encoded by the coding sequence ATGTCAAAGAAATTCCAGCGTTTTGTCAGTGTTTTGCTGGCTGCATTCGCTTTACTTGTTATCTTTTTACCACGTCCAGTTGTGGCTGCGGACACACACGCTTTTAAAGCGGCCAACGGGACGATTCAAGTCCCTAACCATCCTAAACGCGTTGTTGCTGGCCTTTATTTAGGTCAAGTGATGGCATTAGGCGTTAATGTGGTTGGTTCAACAAAGTTAGAGATGGCCAATCCTTACTTAGATCAAGCTAAGATCAAAAGTATGACCGATGTCGGCACACCGATGAGCGCCGAAGCTGTTTTGAAACTAAAGCCTGATTTGATCATCACTAATAACGAAAGCGACACTAAGAAAATGGAAAAAATTGCCCCAACCGTGCAAATTCCTTATCAAAAAACGCAGCAATTCACCAGCTCAATGAACTATTTTGCGAAGTTATTAAATCGGCCTAAACAAGCCAAAGCCTTCAAAAAATCCTTCAACACCGCAGCGAAAAAGCAGATCAAGCGGTTAAATGCGGCGAAGATCAGCCGTAAGAGTACGTTTGGTGTTTATGAGATGCAAAGTAACAAGCTCTACGCTTATGGCTCTGGCTTTAGTCGTGGCGCCCAAGCAATGCTGGCACTAGGCTTCAAACTATCCAAACCATTGCAAAAAGTTGATTCCGGTGCTGGATTCAAAGAAATATCCGTTGAATCCTTGCCTAAATACCAAGCCCATTATATGTTCGTTACCACATCCAGTACTAAGGGGCAGAAGGATCCAGTGTTAGTAGCGATGAAGAAAAACCCAATTTGGAAATCATTGGCTGCCGTCAAAGCCAACCGAGTCATCGAGTTGCCATTTAATAAAATGTACTACTATGATCCATACGCAACGCGCGCACAGTTGAAAATCGTGACTGATGCGCTGATCAAAGCAGATAAGTAG
- a CDS encoding FecCD family ABC transporter permease: protein MKKRFRITCASFSLLFIGLVIFQLTHGSIHLTWSEIGQVLTGHGSAQADLVLLQFRLPQIALSLICGICLSLSGAILQLVTENPLADTSIMGINSGASLGAVTFLAISNLHIPLSQTYGLPLFAVLGSLVGACIVFVQRRLQQPLQLLLLGIASGTLLNGIILLIELQLNQFDFDKLIVWISGDFWNQDWSYIAVLSIGLLILLPLTIRGLWASDLLTLGQQAASGLGLGVAGKRQVLLLLAVLLAGLAVAGGGAISFVGLMAPHIARRLVGNHGRFYLPVTALVGVNLILFAAVVAENIFAPSQLPVGLVVAVITMPYFIYLLLHQSDRETI, encoded by the coding sequence ATGAAAAAGCGATTTCGCATTACTTGCGCCTCGTTCAGCCTATTATTTATCGGTTTAGTTATTTTCCAGCTGACCCACGGCAGCATTCACCTGACTTGGTCTGAAATCGGCCAAGTCCTTACCGGCCATGGCAGCGCACAAGCCGATTTAGTTCTATTACAATTTCGTCTACCGCAGATCGCACTCAGCTTGATCTGCGGCATCTGTCTAAGTTTAAGTGGTGCGATCTTGCAACTGGTAACCGAAAATCCGTTGGCCGACACTAGTATTATGGGGATCAATTCTGGAGCCAGCTTAGGCGCGGTAACTTTTCTGGCGATCAGTAATTTACATATTCCGCTCAGTCAAACTTACGGTCTGCCGCTATTTGCCGTTTTAGGTAGCTTAGTGGGTGCTTGTATTGTTTTCGTTCAACGACGCTTGCAGCAACCCTTACAACTTTTATTGTTAGGGATCGCCAGTGGAACTTTATTAAACGGCATCATTCTATTAATTGAGCTGCAATTAAATCAGTTTGATTTCGATAAACTGATCGTCTGGATCAGCGGCGATTTTTGGAACCAAGATTGGTCCTACATTGCCGTGCTAAGTATTGGTCTGCTGATCCTGTTACCCCTGACTATACGCGGTTTATGGGCCAGCGACCTGTTGACATTAGGTCAGCAAGCTGCCAGCGGGTTAGGCTTAGGCGTCGCTGGTAAGCGGCAAGTGTTACTACTGCTAGCCGTTTTATTAGCCGGTTTGGCCGTTGCTGGTGGTGGCGCGATCAGTTTTGTCGGCTTAATGGCACCACATATTGCCCGCCGCTTAGTCGGCAATCACGGCCGCTTTTATTTACCGGTTACAGCATTAGTCGGGGTCAACTTGATCTTGTTCGCGGCAGTCGTGGCAGAAAATATTTTTGCACCAAGTCAGTTACCAGTAGGATTGGTCGTGGCAGTCATCACCATGCCATACTTCATTTATTTATTGCTACACCAGTCCGATCGGGAAACAATCTAA
- a CDS encoding FecCD family ABC transporter permease — protein MTQRTRQIYLILIILLIGGFIINLCSGPTWFSPLTLVHPKAGLQTQTILSVRLPRAITSVLVGAELAVAGQLLQTISRNPIADPAILGVNSGANLALIVGTVLGIPFTIGARFGLALFGALIAFCVVLGLSMTRNGMQPLRLILGGSIFSGFLVSVAYAVSLLTQTTAQYRTLLVGGFSGITYDSVWLLAVILLVLLVVIFYLRDSLTILTLNDQLAQSLGSKRNGTRILASLMIVLAAGGCVAVAGNIAFVGLGIPQCIAILSGHRFKQTVGQVLLAGGAFLSFGDALAKSARPPFELPLGALSAILGGLFLFAFLWRKQGALTT, from the coding sequence ATGACACAACGGACACGGCAAATTTATCTTATTTTGATTATTTTACTGATTGGTGGCTTCATTATTAATCTTTGTAGCGGCCCGACTTGGTTCAGCCCATTGACCTTGGTCCACCCTAAAGCCGGCTTACAAACACAAACGATTTTATCAGTGCGTTTACCGCGAGCAATCACTAGCGTACTAGTCGGTGCAGAACTCGCGGTAGCAGGCCAACTGCTCCAAACGATTTCGCGTAACCCAATCGCCGATCCAGCCATTCTTGGGGTCAACAGTGGCGCTAACTTAGCTTTAATTGTCGGTACTGTGCTGGGAATCCCCTTTACCATCGGTGCCCGCTTTGGGCTCGCCTTATTTGGCGCATTGATCGCCTTTTGTGTCGTACTGGGGTTATCGATGACCCGTAACGGTATGCAGCCACTGCGCTTGATTCTCGGTGGCAGTATTTTTTCTGGCTTTTTAGTTAGTGTGGCTTATGCCGTCAGTTTGCTGACCCAAACCACCGCCCAGTACCGCACTTTATTGGTTGGCGGTTTCTCTGGGATCACCTATGATTCAGTCTGGTTGCTGGCCGTGATTTTATTAGTGTTATTAGTCGTGATATTTTATCTGCGTGATTCGCTGACGATCTTAACTTTAAATGATCAACTAGCCCAAAGCCTTGGTAGCAAACGCAATGGCACCCGTATTTTAGCTTCCCTGATGATCGTATTAGCGGCTGGTGGCTGTGTCGCGGTAGCCGGTAACATCGCCTTCGTCGGCTTAGGCATCCCGCAATGTATCGCCATTCTTAGCGGTCATCGCTTTAAACAAACTGTCGGTCAAGTATTGCTGGCCGGTGGCGCCTTTCTCAGTTTCGGTGATGCGCTGGCGAAATCAGCGCGCCCACCGTTTGAACTACCCTTAGGCGCCTTAAGCGCAATTCTCGGTGGCCTATTCTTATTCGCCTTTCTCTGGCGTAAACAGGGGGCGCTGACAACATGA
- a CDS encoding ABC transporter ATP-binding protein → MTQLEGHDLCIGYPNHMIIEHLNIKFPDHQIIGLIGPNGSGKSTLLNVLSGFRQPAAGTVVLNGKPLTDYRPKLRAQNIASLPQNPQAPEDTLVRDLVAYGRFAYQKPLHGLQAEDEAAIKQALIAANLEGLAKWRLSNLSGGQRQRAFIAMTLAQNSDILLLDEPTTYLDLTHQLEILKLLQQLNQTQHKTIIIVLHDLNQAARFCDFLVCLKAGQVMYQGRPDQIFTSRMLAKVFQIDATVAAEPRLHCPMITSYDTFDPLAAPAGARQ, encoded by the coding sequence ATGACGCAACTTGAAGGGCACGACTTATGCATCGGTTATCCGAATCATATGATCATCGAGCATTTAAATATAAAATTTCCGGACCACCAGATCATTGGACTAATTGGCCCCAATGGCAGTGGCAAATCAACCTTGCTTAATGTACTTTCCGGTTTTCGGCAACCTGCTGCGGGTACCGTAGTTTTAAACGGCAAACCACTCACCGATTACCGACCAAAATTACGAGCACAAAATATCGCCAGTCTGCCGCAAAATCCGCAAGCTCCAGAAGACACGTTGGTACGCGATTTAGTCGCTTATGGCCGTTTTGCTTACCAAAAACCATTACACGGTCTGCAGGCCGAAGACGAAGCAGCAATCAAACAAGCGCTTATCGCCGCTAATCTTGAGGGCTTGGCTAAATGGCGGCTGTCCAATCTCTCTGGCGGGCAGCGGCAGCGCGCCTTTATCGCAATGACGTTAGCCCAAAATAGCGACATTCTACTATTAGATGAGCCCACCACTTATCTCGATCTGACCCACCAGTTAGAAATTTTGAAATTACTGCAGCAACTTAATCAGACGCAACACAAAACGATTATTATCGTACTCCACGATTTAAATCAAGCGGCTCGCTTTTGCGATTTTTTGGTCTGCTTGAAAGCCGGCCAAGTTATGTACCAAGGTCGGCCCGATCAAATTTTCACCTCACGCATGTTAGCTAAAGTCTTTCAGATCGACGCAACGGTGGCGGCTGAACCCCGATTACACTGTCCAATGATCACAAGTTATGATACCTTTGATCCTTTGGCAGCGCCTGCGGGGGCGCGACAATGA
- a CDS encoding YdeI/OmpD-associated family protein, producing MVEKKTLADYEVDIPKVSELLSDTPATKKFFDELTPGYQREWARYVFGAKAEATKQRHIDDMRMILDAGYKSKRGYGQRAK from the coding sequence ATGGTAGAAAAGAAAACGCTCGCTGATTATGAAGTCGATATTCCAAAGGTAAGTGAGTTACTAAGCGATACACCAGCAACTAAAAAGTTCTTTGACGAATTAACGCCGGGTTACCAGCGGGAATGGGCACGTTATGTTTTTGGCGCCAAGGCTGAGGCAACTAAGCAACGCCATATTGACGACATGCGCATGATCCTAGATGCTGGCTATAAATCAAAACGCGGCTACGGTCAGCGAGCTAAATAA
- a CDS encoding DUF2075 domain-containing protein yields MLENTATTKLAPETKLSAQQQALKQRVLQFCTQQLTTPQTGLFVIEGAAGTGKSVVLNSLMNSLQQARNDAASPFYQTNNYLLVNHPEMLKTYKQIAADQPNLRKKDFMKPTPFINQMTKHATHADIALVDEAHLLLTKSDRYNRFNQENQLTEICKHSRVVILVFDTHQVLKIKSYWDQTKLATLLAEQPHEIFHLTQQFRVCAQPTTQQWLTALGTQGQLLPRPTDPSFDLRIFADASQMYQQLRQRDHEYGLSRLVATADFPYKLDGQTYYVTAPGFQLPWDKNMDPNITWAERPETLNEVGSIYTVQGFDLNYVGVILGPSVTYDATTNRLKLLPDKYQDHEAFKRRADLTAQQALQVKQQIILNSINVLLQRGRYGLYLYATDPQLRAQLLAL; encoded by the coding sequence TTGCTAGAAAATACCGCTACAACCAAGTTAGCTCCAGAAACAAAATTATCCGCGCAGCAACAAGCGCTAAAGCAACGAGTACTCCAGTTTTGCACTCAGCAGTTAACTACACCGCAAACAGGTTTATTTGTGATTGAAGGCGCTGCTGGTACCGGCAAAAGTGTGGTCCTCAACTCATTAATGAATAGCCTTCAGCAGGCCCGCAATGACGCTGCCAGCCCTTTTTACCAGACCAATAACTATTTGTTAGTCAACCATCCCGAAATGCTGAAAACTTACAAGCAAATTGCGGCTGACCAACCAAATTTGCGTAAAAAGGACTTTATGAAGCCAACACCATTCATCAACCAAATGACCAAACATGCGACGCACGCGGACATTGCTTTAGTTGATGAAGCCCACTTATTGTTGACTAAAAGCGACCGCTACAATCGTTTTAATCAGGAAAATCAACTGACCGAGATCTGCAAACATAGCCGCGTTGTTATTTTAGTTTTCGACACCCACCAAGTTTTAAAAATAAAAAGCTACTGGGATCAGACTAAATTAGCGACATTATTAGCTGAACAGCCCCACGAAATTTTTCATTTAACACAACAATTCCGCGTGTGCGCCCAACCAACAACACAACAGTGGTTAACTGCATTAGGCACACAAGGTCAACTATTGCCACGACCAACTGATCCTAGTTTTGATTTACGGATCTTCGCTGATGCCAGTCAAATGTACCAGCAGTTGCGCCAACGTGATCACGAATATGGCCTTTCGCGGCTCGTCGCCACAGCCGACTTTCCTTACAAGCTCGATGGCCAGACCTATTACGTGACCGCGCCAGGTTTTCAGTTGCCTTGGGATAAGAACATGGACCCAAATATCACTTGGGCAGAGCGCCCGGAAACCTTAAATGAAGTCGGCTCAATCTATACGGTTCAAGGCTTTGACCTTAACTATGTTGGTGTTATTTTGGGTCCATCAGTCACTTATGACGCCACAACCAACCGACTAAAATTATTACCCGATAAATACCAAGACCACGAAGCCTTTAAACGCCGCGCTGATCTCACCGCGCAACAAGCTTTACAAGTCAAACAGCAAATCATTCTTAATTCGATCAACGTTTTATTGCAACGCGGCCGCTACGGCTTGTACCTTTATGCCACTGATCCACAGTTGCGCGCACAATTGTTGGCACTGTAA
- the map gene encoding type I methionyl aminopeptidase → MITLKSAREIEGMRKSGAVLAGVHLGLRDLIKPGLSTWEIEKFSRQYIESHGATASEIGFDGYKYATCVSVNDEVAHGIPRRGLDLKNGDIVKVDMCVNLDGYESDSCWTYAVGEISPENQRLMEVTKKALYLGIDQAVIGNRIGDIGHAIQQYTEVENNYGDVRELIGHGIQPTIHEDPSVPHYGEAGKGLRLREGMTITIEPMITRGTWHLTTRMTPRDNWEYYVTEDGSMAAQYEHTLAITKDGPKILTSQDPEFDAKYL, encoded by the coding sequence TTGATTACATTAAAATCAGCACGTGAAATTGAGGGTATGCGCAAGTCAGGCGCTGTTTTAGCTGGTGTTCATTTGGGCCTACGCGACTTGATCAAACCGGGGCTATCGACTTGGGAAATTGAAAAATTTTCGCGCCAATATATCGAATCACACGGCGCTACTGCCTCAGAAATCGGTTTTGATGGCTACAAATACGCCACTTGTGTCAGCGTCAACGATGAAGTTGCCCATGGTATCCCACGGCGCGGCTTAGACTTAAAAAACGGCGATATCGTTAAAGTCGATATGTGCGTTAATCTTGATGGCTACGAAAGTGATTCTTGCTGGACCTATGCGGTTGGTGAAATCTCACCAGAAAATCAACGCCTAATGGAAGTTACTAAAAAAGCTCTATATTTAGGTATTGATCAAGCAGTGATCGGCAATCGGATCGGTGATATTGGCCATGCGATCCAACAATATACTGAAGTTGAAAATAATTACGGTGATGTCCGCGAATTGATTGGTCACGGTATCCAACCTACGATCCACGAAGATCCTAGCGTGCCTCATTATGGTGAAGCCGGTAAAGGGCTACGTTTACGCGAAGGGATGACGATCACCATCGAACCGATGATCACGCGTGGCACTTGGCATTTAACGACCCGGATGACACCGCGAGATAACTGGGAATATTACGTCACCGAAGACGGTTCAATGGCGGCACAATATGAACACACCTTGGCGATCACCAAAGACGGTCCAAAAATTCTAACGTCCCAAGATCCTGAATTTGACGCTAAATATCTATAG
- a CDS encoding DUF1827 family protein: MKLIEVPVKVNASLRKMIPNTIAYLYGDSAIRYFRKYSLGNTSVHYVDNFDHLDVILTNSNRRIREDEIKFVCERLLPGQPISETTRFSKDEIEAARHHKIRSMKDIVIIEAPNPAE, translated from the coding sequence ATGAAATTGATCGAAGTACCAGTTAAAGTTAATGCTAGCTTACGTAAAATGATCCCTAATACGATCGCGTACCTCTATGGTGATTCGGCGATCCGCTATTTTCGCAAGTATTCGCTAGGTAACACCAGCGTCCACTACGTCGATAATTTTGACCATTTAGATGTGATCCTGACCAACAGCAATCGCCGCATCCGCGAAGATGAAATTAAATTTGTCTGCGAGCGGCTGTTACCGGGGCAACCTATCAGCGAAACCACACGCTTCAGCAAAGATGAGATCGAAGCGGCGCGGCACCACAAAATCCGCTCAATGAAGGATATCGTGATCATCGAAGCACCTAATCCAGCAGAATAG
- a CDS encoding NCS2 family permease: MKETLVRYFDLSNLHTTVRREVLAGFTTFISMAYILFVNPTVLGAAGMNKGAVFTATALASALGCILMGVLAKYPIAIAPGLGVNAFFTYSVVIGMKIPWETALAGVFVASLIFMLITVLKLREAIINAIPRNLKLAIAAGIGLFIAFLGLHDGGLIVANKSTVVGLGSFGVGTTWLTIFGLIITAILMVRKVPGAIFIGMVATAIIGLITGLIAAPSAILASAPSIKSTFLVGAIHISDINSLQLLVVVLTFLLVTFFDTAGTLVGLAEQAGFMVNNKMPRVGRALLADSSSMLVGSLLGTSPTSAYVESSAGIAVGGRSGLTAVTTGLLFIVGLFFSPLLAVVTSQVTAPALIIVGVLMAQSLREIEWDKLEVAIPAFLIVLGMPLTYSISDGIALGFIVYPITMIAAKRGKEVHPLMYALFFVFVLFIWILNQ, encoded by the coding sequence GTGAAAGAAACTTTAGTGCGTTACTTTGATCTAAGCAATCTACATACAACCGTCCGGCGTGAAGTCTTGGCTGGCTTCACCACTTTTATTTCCATGGCTTATATTTTATTCGTCAACCCAACCGTCCTCGGCGCTGCCGGAATGAATAAAGGGGCTGTTTTCACAGCAACAGCTTTAGCCAGTGCTTTAGGCTGTATTCTGATGGGTGTTCTCGCTAAATATCCCATTGCCATCGCACCTGGATTAGGTGTTAATGCCTTCTTCACATACTCAGTTGTTATCGGTATGAAAATTCCTTGGGAAACAGCCTTAGCCGGCGTATTTGTGGCCTCATTGATTTTCATGTTGATCACGGTCTTAAAATTACGCGAAGCGATCATCAACGCAATTCCACGTAATTTAAAATTAGCCATCGCTGCTGGGATCGGTTTGTTTATTGCCTTTCTTGGCCTACATGACGGTGGCCTGATCGTCGCCAATAAATCAACTGTCGTCGGTCTCGGTTCATTTGGCGTTGGCACGACTTGGCTGACGATCTTCGGTTTGATCATCACCGCTATTTTAATGGTGCGTAAAGTGCCTGGCGCGATTTTTATCGGCATGGTCGCAACTGCGATTATCGGTTTGATCACAGGTTTGATTGCGGCACCAAGCGCCATTCTCGCCAGTGCACCTAGTATTAAATCCACTTTCCTCGTCGGTGCAATTCATATTAGTGATATTAATTCCTTGCAATTATTGGTAGTAGTGCTGACCTTCTTGCTGGTCACGTTCTTCGATACCGCCGGCACTTTGGTCGGCTTGGCTGAACAAGCAGGCTTCATGGTCAATAATAAAATGCCTCGTGTTGGCCGCGCATTGTTGGCTGACTCTAGCTCCATGTTAGTTGGCTCATTGCTAGGAACTTCACCAACATCGGCCTACGTTGAATCTTCGGCCGGCATCGCAGTTGGTGGCCGCTCCGGGTTAACCGCGGTGACAACTGGCTTACTTTTCATCGTCGGTTTGTTCTTCTCGCCATTATTAGCCGTTGTCACCAGCCAAGTCACTGCACCAGCTTTGATCATCGTTGGTGTTTTGATGGCACAATCGCTACGGGAAATCGAATGGGACAAATTAGAGGTTGCCATCCCCGCCTTCTTGATTGTCTTAGGGATGCCACTAACTTATAGTATTTCTGACGGGATTGCCTTAGGTTTCATCGTTTACCCAATCACCATGATCGCCGCTAAACGCGGTAAGGAAGTCCACCCGCTGATGTACGCATTGTTCTTTGTCTTTGTACTGTTCATTTGGATTTTGAATCAATAG
- a CDS encoding glycosyltransferase family 2 protein: MAKRFTVIVPVYNLAAYLNKCLASLQAQTYTGFNVWLIDDGSTDDSVAIMQAWVKKDSRFHLWRQPANQGVSAARNVGLRQAQGDYICFVDGDDWCEPTYLVGFAEQMAQPQVDMALCGYSTDGDHSTKAQTTKLEHNGLKVLLGDDRQRMLTQRQMLAAVLKPSGDIRGFLWNKCYWLDVIRQQHLVFDEEISLLEDQLFNVAYVLQTQRFYYVATPQYHYVTRENSAIHKWTPQTLPAELQALSRIQQLLSQHPELQFSRLLARRRKQIRHDLVARLHQPTRK, translated from the coding sequence GTGGCAAAACGGTTTACAGTGATCGTGCCAGTTTATAATTTAGCGGCGTATTTGAATAAGTGTTTAGCGAGTTTGCAAGCACAGACGTACACGGGCTTCAATGTTTGGCTGATCGATGATGGCTCGACGGATGATTCTGTGGCGATCATGCAAGCTTGGGTTAAAAAGGACTCGCGGTTTCATCTGTGGCGGCAACCAGCTAATCAAGGTGTTTCGGCAGCACGCAATGTTGGCTTGCGGCAAGCACAGGGGGACTACATTTGTTTTGTGGACGGTGATGATTGGTGTGAGCCAACTTATCTAGTTGGTTTTGCGGAACAGATGGCACAGCCGCAAGTTGATATGGCTCTTTGTGGGTATTCCACAGATGGTGATCATTCGACTAAGGCGCAAACCACCAAGTTGGAACATAACGGTTTAAAGGTGTTGTTAGGTGACGATAGGCAACGGATGCTGACGCAACGCCAAATGTTGGCTGCTGTGCTTAAACCTAGTGGCGATATTCGGGGGTTCTTGTGGAATAAATGTTATTGGCTGGACGTGATTCGGCAGCAACATTTAGTTTTTGACGAGGAAATATCGCTATTAGAGGATCAATTATTTAATGTCGCGTACGTCCTACAAACGCAGCGTTTTTATTATGTAGCCACACCACAATATCATTATGTGACGCGTGAGAATAGTGCGATCCATAAATGGACACCGCAAACACTGCCAGCGGAATTACAGGCGTTAAGTCGTATCCAGCAACTGTTGAGTCAGCACCCAGAGTTACAATTTAGCCGACTATTAGCGCGCCGGCGCAAACAGATTCGCCACGATCTGGTTGCCCGCTTGCATCAACCGACCAGAAAATAA
- a CDS encoding carbonic anhydrase family protein, producing MVERLDYTQQKAWSFTSGQQQSPIALTMAPSDVIEAADLFEWQVPYYGETLSDQANNMQLAGTGFAKFDHRNYRFVQLHFHAPAEHTIEGKQAAMEWHFVHENALGQKAVVAVTAVIGKENPQLNQLLAAFIPKTAIPLPEAILLTSLLPTRGLIYRYIGSLTTPPLSEGVEWFVAAEPLTISAEQLTEYRELFPQDNNRERQPLNQRSVMGYDISKGHTETEF from the coding sequence ATGGTAGAAAGATTAGATTACACGCAACAAAAAGCATGGTCGTTTACTAGTGGTCAACAACAATCGCCAATTGCGCTGACAATGGCACCTAGCGATGTGATCGAGGCTGCCGATTTGTTCGAATGGCAAGTGCCTTATTATGGTGAAACGCTTAGCGACCAGGCAAATAACATGCAGTTGGCTGGTACTGGCTTTGCAAAATTTGATCACCGCAACTATCGCTTCGTGCAACTGCATTTTCACGCACCAGCCGAGCATACGATCGAAGGCAAACAAGCAGCGATGGAATGGCATTTTGTCCACGAAAACGCACTGGGTCAAAAAGCAGTAGTAGCTGTGACCGCGGTGATTGGTAAAGAAAATCCGCAGTTGAATCAATTGTTAGCGGCTTTTATCCCGAAAACAGCTATTCCGTTACCAGAGGCGATCTTATTGACCTCATTGTTACCAACCCGCGGGCTGATCTACCGTTATATCGGCTCACTGACCACACCACCGTTATCCGAAGGCGTTGAATGGTTTGTGGCCGCTGAGCCACTAACCATATCGGCGGAGCAGTTAACCGAATATCGCGAACTATTTCCACAAGATAATAATCGTGAACGACAACCGTTAAATCAGCGGTCGGTAATGGGTTATGACATCAGTAAGGGACACACAGAAACCGAATTTTAA